Proteins encoded within one genomic window of Agelaius phoeniceus isolate bAgePho1 chromosome 9, bAgePho1.hap1, whole genome shotgun sequence:
- the TEX36 gene encoding testis-expressed protein 36, with protein sequence MAKDGPEHSGGHSSDWFTHDGLELGELESVTSASLKHVLNSVAAVGQEHRMPLQYKARVQKAGNNNFPFSSHDNRHDICNAVEYFDLGMGVRKLDPEKQRQNSHNFFEWSRAPGRSSREGFVTVYQSTFVSGQSPGKEEQSHRRYPKHHCQSHSDHKQSSSKAATEDEKALKPSQTS encoded by the exons tTCACTCACGACGGACTGGAGCTGGGCGAGCTGGAATCAGTAACAAGCGCTTCACTAAAGCATGTCCTGAACTCCGTAGCCGCTGTGGGCCAGGAACACAGGATGCCGCTGCAATACAAAGCTCGGGTGCAG AAAGCAGGAAACAACAATTTCCCATTCTCTTCTCATGACAACAGACACGACATATGCAATGCAGTCGAGTATTTTGACCTG ggcATGGGCGTGAGGAAGTTGGACCCAGAGAAGCAGAGACAGAACTCCCATAACTTCTTTGAGTGGTCTCGCGCGCCGGGCCGGAGCAGCCGCGAGGGCTTCGTCACCGTGTACCAGAGCACGTTTGTGTCGGGTCAGAGCCCCGGGAAGGAGGAGCAGTCCCACAGGCGCTACCCCAAACACCACTGCCAGAGCCACAGCGACCACAAacagagctccagcaaagctgctaCTGAGGATGAGAAAGCCCTGAAGCCATCCCAGACATCTTAA